The following proteins are co-located in the Leptodactylus fuscus isolate aLepFus1 chromosome 8, aLepFus1.hap2, whole genome shotgun sequence genome:
- the CFAP70 gene encoding cilia- and flagella-associated protein 70 isoform X2, with protein MPLLTETQISQGNLLRVTMEAAYCVPDSWTPTGPQYNYVTSLQIPSVGEKDSTLIFSNGVLKVSGESEGVSRQKRWPMSGISAPGAQHIPESFILSGAYEEEDGEMNRKEDKDFRIEAETHKKRVIWDTERRCYLDQCAGISLQKRIAECRYWPVEIMRAPFSPAGKSKPGKAEKQGDEDGQISFHGVAYVNLVPLLYPGVKRLRGAYRILAYQDVEVLEKTKRHHSVLRDLARQNSLMSKVTAAPLGLNSPHVKPAPSRLAREEKASKEKEGSRRMSAVMRSSEVADMDPMVVNQTVSANIEGQQYVESGTYLVLELTLEKPLVPKRMAEEMALKVKELVPARPPLGRRAAGAQKAVTDYHNQVSSITSAILDEYSQLFGQQETNAVDVDPQVLEEQKCQLNYELNCSGKYFAFKEQLKHSVVKIVREKYLKTTAFEDRDQLQAFLSELYIYLVDQMHIALNKTLFDDREEAPPAPMTDTQQLLRFAKEAEMTEDYNLAEIYYQERLARDRQSVDHWLDYGCFKLLVGDCIKAQECFHEALVLNQENLHSLLLCGIVAVIMDSHEDAEVFFEDATCVAPGSALAWTILGLFYEIQGNDIRMEMAFSEAGKLHQAALSGDRAKEQLDPGIPDSGNDACDSGGSEAPDGNMPPSPGQSGTGELSMGSRPPEQKTPHTVPKSTSSAVSKSKAGTDKDVEPGTNHNPSPPASSIFMEAAKFLAQVNATQFVQRALSHELLSPDGGPSCQYHLMCAQLHLLKKEFDAANENLREASQVEHQNPDVWALTGHVRYMSGRKGEARQCYEHALSLVADASEMHSVYLRLGSIYLQDGEFDKAKNTYLLACKRSPTCLTWLGVGVACYRLEELQEAEDALSEANALNNSNGEVWGYLTLVCLKTGRQLEAEQSYKYTRKLNVQDQTLMTEIHQLQEEVGFGDPSF; from the exons ATGCCTTTACTCACTGAGACACAGATAAGCCAGGGAAATCTGCTCCGAGTGACCATGGAAGCCGCTTACTGCGTCCCCGACTCCTGGACACCCACCGGGCCACAGTATAATTATGTGACCAGCCTCCAGATCCCATCTGTGGGAGAG AAAGATTCtactctgatcttttccaatggcGTCCTGAAAGTCAGCGGGGAAAGCGAGGGGGTCTCACGGCAGAAGAGGTGGCCCATGAGTGGAATCTCTGCTCCAGGAGCTCAGCATATCCCAGAATCCTTCATTCTCTCAGGGGCCTacgaagaagaagatggagaaatGAACCGGAAAGAG GACAAGGACTTCCGTATCGAAGCAGAGACCCATAAAaagagggtgatttgggacacggAGAGACGATGTTACCTCGATCAGTGTGCGGGCATTAG TTTACAGAAGCGGATTGCAGAGTGCCGGTACTGGCCGGTGGAGATTATGAGAGCACCATTTTCCCCTGCTGGCAAATCCAAACCAGGAAAAGCAGAAAAA CAGGGTGACGAAGACGGGCAGATCTCTTTCCATGGAGTGGCCTATGTAAATCTGGTTCCCTTGCTGTACCCAGGAGTCAAACGCCTGCGTGGCGCCTACAGAATTCTGGCCTATCAGGATGTGGAGGTGTTGGAGAAG ACGAAACGTCACCACAGCGTCCTGCGTGACCTTGCCCGACAGAACAGTCTGATGAGTAAAGTGACGGCCGCCCCGTTAGGCCTCAACTCTCCCCATGTGAAGCCAGCACCCAGCCGCTTGGCCAGAGAAGAGAAGGCCTCGAAGGAGAAAGAGGGCAGCAGACGG ATGTCTGCTGTCATGAGATCATCAGAGGTGGCAGACATGGATCCCATGGTGGTAAATCAGACAGTGTCAGCTAATATTGAAGGGCAG CAGTATGTGGAGTCGGGGACATACCTGGTACTGGAGCTGACGCTGGAGAAACCATTAGTGCCCAAACGGATGGCCGAAGAAATGGCGCTGAA GGTCAAGGAGCTTGTACCTGCCAGACCCCCACTTGGTCGGCGCGCTGCCGGGGCGCAAAAG GCAGTCACAGATTACCACAACCAGGTCTCCAGCATCACCAGTGCCATCTTGGATGAGTACAGCCAGCTGTTTGGACAGCAAGAAACCAACGCCGTAGATGTGGATCCACAAGTCCTGGAGGAGCAGAAGTGCCAGCTGAACTATGAGCTGAACTGCTCTGGAAAATACTTTGCCTTTAAGGAACAGCTGAAG CACTCGGTGGTGAAGATCGTGAGAGAGAAGTACCTGAAGACCACCGCCTTCGAGGACCGCGACCAGCTGCAGGCTTTCCTGAGTGAGCTGTACATCTACCTTGTGGATCAAATGCACATTGCCCTTAACAAG ACTCTGTTTGATGACAGAGAAGAGGCACCGCCAGCCCCCATGACAGACACCCAGCAACTTCTGCGTTTCGCCAAGGAAGCCGAGATGACTGAAGATTATAACCTAGCAGAAATATATTACCAGGAG CGGCTGGCTCGTGACCGTCAGAGTGTTGACCACTGGTTGGATTACGGCTGCTTTAAGCTGTTAGTCGGTGACTGCATCAAAGCGCAGGAATGCTTCCACGAGGCTTTGGTCCTAAATCAGGAAAATTTACACAG CCTGCTCCTGTGCGGTATAGTCGCTGTTATTATGGACAGTCATGAGGACGCAGAGGTGTTCTTTGAGGATGCTACATGTGTGGCCCCTGGCAGTGCTCTGGCCTGGACTATTCTGG GCCTGTTCTACGAAATCCAGGGAAATGATATCAGGATGGAGATGGCGTTCTCAGAGGCCGGAAAACTGCACCAGGCCGCGCTATCTGGCGACAGAGCCAAGGAGCAGCTGGACCCTGGAATACCAGACAGTGGAAACGACGCCTGTGACAGTG GAGGGAGTGAAGCCCCAGATGGAAACATGCCGCCATCACCAGGACAGTCCGGTACAGGAGAACTTTCCATGGGCAGTCGACCCCCAGAGCAGAAGACCCCACACACTGTCCCCAAATCTACATCATCGGCGGTGTCCAAAAGCAAAGCTGGAACTGACAAAG ATGTAGAACCCGGCACCAACCACAACCCGTCACCACCTGCCAGCAGCATATTTATGGAAGCCGCCAAGTTCCTGGCACAAGTCAATGCCACGCAG TTTGTCCAGAGGGCGCTGTCACATGAACTCTTGAGCCCAGATGGCGGCCCCAGCTGCCAGTACCACCTCATGTGTGCCCAGCTGCACCTGCTCAAGAAGGAGTTTGATGCGGCCAATGAGAACCTACGAGAGGCGTCGCAAGTCGAACACCAG AACCCTGACGTGTGGGCTCTCACTGGCCATGTGCGGTATATGAGTGGCAGGAAGGGGGAGGCGCGCCAATGTTACGAGCATGCCCTCAGCTTGGTAGCCGATGCCTCGGAGATGCACTCTGTCTACCTCCGCCTGGGATCAATCTATCTCCAGGATGGAGAG TTTGACAAAGCCAAGAACACTTACCTGCTGGCCTGTAAACGCTCCCCCACATGTCTCACCTGGCTGGGTGTCGGTGTCGCTTGTTACAGG TTGGAGGAGCTGCAGGAGGCAGAGGACGCTCTCTCTGAGGCCAACGCTCTAAATAACAGTAATGGAGAGGTGTGGGGCTACCTGACCCTCGTCTGCCTGAAG ACAGGAAGACAATTGGAGGCCGAACAGTCCTACAAATACACCAGGAAG CTGAATGTGCAGGACCAGACCCTGATGACCGAGATCCATCAGCTACAGGAGGAGGTGGGCTTCGGAGACCCATCTTTCTGA
- the MSS51 gene encoding putative protein MSS51 homolog, mitochondrial isoform X1 has protein sequence MHPHLVTMSQKKGSSKRKASKEKSVAPSVAVNSYYTDSLGFMAMDSNVPGLSNVILQKLNMKSFAEYRSAVEGNSLATNFGIRTYAEMFQKMEDTYKFCAQCKKLPSRLPDPRALRRCKRCQNIYYCSSDCQRENWPVHKKFCRKLKVAAIDRLVEWLIFTGDIPFPTLPWTKPISDIKTWEDWFSIQENLEAKLDAIMVGRYMGILWSNAGKPKPENNEIRESIKRLVTDFFTRPMTIGFAINTFRVDPYSGPVTVHVVGASHIETLNIRATDYDELAKMFPGNQGLEVVMIGPEVVDGPVMRPPLTAYGPRGRVYVSGYKSLYHVFWETLVENQRAARPDLVVGFHPGFHASQGLAEGWLPTLLLLRDYNIPVLFTMYSEQELKYSLQILAELDTRILDSGPFPFCSQKPEQVQSDPNKPPVSSNAYYLLFRGATWTDSDTNMGELEEDDLD, from the exons AT GCATCCACACCTGGTTACAATGTCTCAGAAGAAAGGCTCTTCTAAGAGGAAAGCTTCCAAGGAGAAGAGTGTGGCACCCTCTGTGGCAGTCAACAGCTACTACACTGACTCCCTTGGGTTTATGGCCATGGACAGCAACGTCCCGGGCCTGTCCAACGTCATCCTCCAGAAGCTGAACATGAAGAGCTTCGCTGAGTACAG GTCTGCGGTCGAAGGCAACAGTCTTGCCACAAACTTTGGCATTCGGACATATGCTGAGATGTTTCAGAAGATGGAGGATACCTACAAGTTCTGTGCACAGTGCAAAAAGCTCCCATCTCGACTTCCTGATCCCCGTGCCTTGAGACGCTGTAAAAG GTGTCAGAACATTTACTATTGTTCTTCAGACTGTCAAAGAGAGAACTGGCCGGTGCATAAGAAGTTCTGCAGGAAACTGAAGGTGGCTGCCATTGACAGGCTTGTTGAGTGGCTGATATTTACAG GTGACATCCCCTTTCCCACTCTTCCTTGGACTAAGCCCATCTCAGATATAAAGACGTGGGAGGACTGGTTTTCTATACAGGAAAATTTGGAGGCAAAACTGGATGCCATCATGGTTGGACGCTACATGGGAATCCTTTGGTCCAATGCCGGAAAACCAAAACCAGAAAACAATGAAATCCGAGAGTCCATCAAACGTTTGGTCACTGACTTCTTCACCAGGCCCATGACCATTGGCTTTGCTATAAACACCTTTCGTGTTGACCCTTACAGTGGACCAGTCACTGTCCATGTGGTTGGGGCTTCTCACATAGAAACCTTAAACATCAGAGCCACGGATTACGATGAGCTTGCCAAGATGTTTCCTGGAAACCAGGGTCTGGAAGTCGTCATGATTGGGCCTGAGGTGGTGGACGGTCCAGTGATGAGGCCTCCATTAACTGCATATGGACCACGTGGTAGGGTGTACGTGAGCGGTTATAAGAGCCTATATCATGTCTTCTGGGAAACCCTGGTGGAGAATCAAAGAGCAGCGAGACCTGATCTGGTGGTGGGATTCCATCCAG GTTTTCATGCCTCGCAGGGTCTCGCCGAGGGCTGGCTACCAACTCTGCTGCTCCTGCGCGACTACAACATCCCTGTGCTGTTCACTATGTACAG TGAGCAGGAGTTGAAGTATTCCCTGCAGATTCTCGCCGAGCTGGACACTCGAATCCTGGACTCTGGACCCTTCCCCTTCTGTTCCCAGAAACCAGAGCAGGTCCAGTCAGATCCCAACAAGCCCCCCGTGAGCAGCAACGCCTACTACCTGCTCTTCAGAGGGGCAACATGGACTGATTCTGATACCAACATGGGGGAGCTGGAGGAAGATGACTTGGACTGA
- the CFAP70 gene encoding cilia- and flagella-associated protein 70 isoform X1: METALEDVKTRPPAPVHITVLRAQDLKGVKGDAPVTYLRSEFNNVLLGDSPKLETTPAKPTEYNFTTSFDIGGESPHSLDDVAHKPVLLTLIEILPKEKKQKEEKTSILGQSAVDLLPLLRGECNFKVTVPLHPIHGSPLDSVHPDIKPNLEVAVSVPMPLLTETQISQGNLLRVTMEAAYCVPDSWTPTGPQYNYVTSLQIPSVGEKDSTLIFSNGVLKVSGESEGVSRQKRWPMSGISAPGAQHIPESFILSGAYEEEDGEMNRKEDKDFRIEAETHKKRVIWDTERRCYLDQCAGISLQKRIAECRYWPVEIMRAPFSPAGKSKPGKAEKQGDEDGQISFHGVAYVNLVPLLYPGVKRLRGAYRILAYQDVEVLEKTKRHHSVLRDLARQNSLMSKVTAAPLGLNSPHVKPAPSRLAREEKASKEKEGSRRMSAVMRSSEVADMDPMVVNQTVSANIEGQQYVESGTYLVLELTLEKPLVPKRMAEEMALKVKELVPARPPLGRRAAGAQKAVTDYHNQVSSITSAILDEYSQLFGQQETNAVDVDPQVLEEQKCQLNYELNCSGKYFAFKEQLKHSVVKIVREKYLKTTAFEDRDQLQAFLSELYIYLVDQMHIALNKTLFDDREEAPPAPMTDTQQLLRFAKEAEMTEDYNLAEIYYQERLARDRQSVDHWLDYGCFKLLVGDCIKAQECFHEALVLNQENLHSLLLCGIVAVIMDSHEDAEVFFEDATCVAPGSALAWTILGLFYEIQGNDIRMEMAFSEAGKLHQAALSGDRAKEQLDPGIPDSGNDACDSGGSEAPDGNMPPSPGQSGTGELSMGSRPPEQKTPHTVPKSTSSAVSKSKAGTDKDVEPGTNHNPSPPASSIFMEAAKFLAQVNATQFVQRALSHELLSPDGGPSCQYHLMCAQLHLLKKEFDAANENLREASQVEHQNPDVWALTGHVRYMSGRKGEARQCYEHALSLVADASEMHSVYLRLGSIYLQDGEFDKAKNTYLLACKRSPTCLTWLGVGVACYRLEELQEAEDALSEANALNNSNGEVWGYLTLVCLKTGRQLEAEQSYKYTRKLNVQDQTLMTEIHQLQEEVGFGDPSF; encoded by the exons ATGGAGACAGCACTGGAAGACGTGAAGACTCGGCCCCCCGCCCCGGTGCACATCACGGTCCTCAGAGCACAGGATCTG AAAGGAGTTAAAGGCGATGCCCCGGTCACCTACCTGAGGTCTGAATTTAATAACGTCCTCCTGGGAGACTCCCCCAAACTAGAGACGACCCCCGCTAAGCCCACTGAGTACAACTTCACTACCAGCTTTGACATCGGTGGTGAGAGTCCTCACAGTCTGGATGACGTGGCCCATAAACCTGTCCTAT TGACCCTTATTGAAATCTTACCCAAGGAGAAGAAGCAGAAGGAGGAGAAAACAAGCATCTTGGGGCAAAGTGCTGTGGATCTGTTGCCCCTACTGCGAG GTGAATGTAATTTCAAGGTGACTGTGCCACTGCACCCGATCCATGGGTCTCCGCTGGATAGTGTGCACCCAGATATCAAg CCCAACCTGGAGGTGGCGGTGTCTGTTCCGATGCCTTTACTCACTGAGACACAGATAAGCCAGGGAAATCTGCTCCGAGTGACCATGGAAGCCGCTTACTGCGTCCCCGACTCCTGGACACCCACCGGGCCACAGTATAATTATGTGACCAGCCTCCAGATCCCATCTGTGGGAGAG AAAGATTCtactctgatcttttccaatggcGTCCTGAAAGTCAGCGGGGAAAGCGAGGGGGTCTCACGGCAGAAGAGGTGGCCCATGAGTGGAATCTCTGCTCCAGGAGCTCAGCATATCCCAGAATCCTTCATTCTCTCAGGGGCCTacgaagaagaagatggagaaatGAACCGGAAAGAG GACAAGGACTTCCGTATCGAAGCAGAGACCCATAAAaagagggtgatttgggacacggAGAGACGATGTTACCTCGATCAGTGTGCGGGCATTAG TTTACAGAAGCGGATTGCAGAGTGCCGGTACTGGCCGGTGGAGATTATGAGAGCACCATTTTCCCCTGCTGGCAAATCCAAACCAGGAAAAGCAGAAAAA CAGGGTGACGAAGACGGGCAGATCTCTTTCCATGGAGTGGCCTATGTAAATCTGGTTCCCTTGCTGTACCCAGGAGTCAAACGCCTGCGTGGCGCCTACAGAATTCTGGCCTATCAGGATGTGGAGGTGTTGGAGAAG ACGAAACGTCACCACAGCGTCCTGCGTGACCTTGCCCGACAGAACAGTCTGATGAGTAAAGTGACGGCCGCCCCGTTAGGCCTCAACTCTCCCCATGTGAAGCCAGCACCCAGCCGCTTGGCCAGAGAAGAGAAGGCCTCGAAGGAGAAAGAGGGCAGCAGACGG ATGTCTGCTGTCATGAGATCATCAGAGGTGGCAGACATGGATCCCATGGTGGTAAATCAGACAGTGTCAGCTAATATTGAAGGGCAG CAGTATGTGGAGTCGGGGACATACCTGGTACTGGAGCTGACGCTGGAGAAACCATTAGTGCCCAAACGGATGGCCGAAGAAATGGCGCTGAA GGTCAAGGAGCTTGTACCTGCCAGACCCCCACTTGGTCGGCGCGCTGCCGGGGCGCAAAAG GCAGTCACAGATTACCACAACCAGGTCTCCAGCATCACCAGTGCCATCTTGGATGAGTACAGCCAGCTGTTTGGACAGCAAGAAACCAACGCCGTAGATGTGGATCCACAAGTCCTGGAGGAGCAGAAGTGCCAGCTGAACTATGAGCTGAACTGCTCTGGAAAATACTTTGCCTTTAAGGAACAGCTGAAG CACTCGGTGGTGAAGATCGTGAGAGAGAAGTACCTGAAGACCACCGCCTTCGAGGACCGCGACCAGCTGCAGGCTTTCCTGAGTGAGCTGTACATCTACCTTGTGGATCAAATGCACATTGCCCTTAACAAG ACTCTGTTTGATGACAGAGAAGAGGCACCGCCAGCCCCCATGACAGACACCCAGCAACTTCTGCGTTTCGCCAAGGAAGCCGAGATGACTGAAGATTATAACCTAGCAGAAATATATTACCAGGAG CGGCTGGCTCGTGACCGTCAGAGTGTTGACCACTGGTTGGATTACGGCTGCTTTAAGCTGTTAGTCGGTGACTGCATCAAAGCGCAGGAATGCTTCCACGAGGCTTTGGTCCTAAATCAGGAAAATTTACACAG CCTGCTCCTGTGCGGTATAGTCGCTGTTATTATGGACAGTCATGAGGACGCAGAGGTGTTCTTTGAGGATGCTACATGTGTGGCCCCTGGCAGTGCTCTGGCCTGGACTATTCTGG GCCTGTTCTACGAAATCCAGGGAAATGATATCAGGATGGAGATGGCGTTCTCAGAGGCCGGAAAACTGCACCAGGCCGCGCTATCTGGCGACAGAGCCAAGGAGCAGCTGGACCCTGGAATACCAGACAGTGGAAACGACGCCTGTGACAGTG GAGGGAGTGAAGCCCCAGATGGAAACATGCCGCCATCACCAGGACAGTCCGGTACAGGAGAACTTTCCATGGGCAGTCGACCCCCAGAGCAGAAGACCCCACACACTGTCCCCAAATCTACATCATCGGCGGTGTCCAAAAGCAAAGCTGGAACTGACAAAG ATGTAGAACCCGGCACCAACCACAACCCGTCACCACCTGCCAGCAGCATATTTATGGAAGCCGCCAAGTTCCTGGCACAAGTCAATGCCACGCAG TTTGTCCAGAGGGCGCTGTCACATGAACTCTTGAGCCCAGATGGCGGCCCCAGCTGCCAGTACCACCTCATGTGTGCCCAGCTGCACCTGCTCAAGAAGGAGTTTGATGCGGCCAATGAGAACCTACGAGAGGCGTCGCAAGTCGAACACCAG AACCCTGACGTGTGGGCTCTCACTGGCCATGTGCGGTATATGAGTGGCAGGAAGGGGGAGGCGCGCCAATGTTACGAGCATGCCCTCAGCTTGGTAGCCGATGCCTCGGAGATGCACTCTGTCTACCTCCGCCTGGGATCAATCTATCTCCAGGATGGAGAG TTTGACAAAGCCAAGAACACTTACCTGCTGGCCTGTAAACGCTCCCCCACATGTCTCACCTGGCTGGGTGTCGGTGTCGCTTGTTACAGG TTGGAGGAGCTGCAGGAGGCAGAGGACGCTCTCTCTGAGGCCAACGCTCTAAATAACAGTAATGGAGAGGTGTGGGGCTACCTGACCCTCGTCTGCCTGAAG ACAGGAAGACAATTGGAGGCCGAACAGTCCTACAAATACACCAGGAAG CTGAATGTGCAGGACCAGACCCTGATGACCGAGATCCATCAGCTACAGGAGGAGGTGGGCTTCGGAGACCCATCTTTCTGA
- the MSS51 gene encoding putative protein MSS51 homolog, mitochondrial isoform X2: MSQKKGSSKRKASKEKSVAPSVAVNSYYTDSLGFMAMDSNVPGLSNVILQKLNMKSFAEYRSAVEGNSLATNFGIRTYAEMFQKMEDTYKFCAQCKKLPSRLPDPRALRRCKRCQNIYYCSSDCQRENWPVHKKFCRKLKVAAIDRLVEWLIFTGDIPFPTLPWTKPISDIKTWEDWFSIQENLEAKLDAIMVGRYMGILWSNAGKPKPENNEIRESIKRLVTDFFTRPMTIGFAINTFRVDPYSGPVTVHVVGASHIETLNIRATDYDELAKMFPGNQGLEVVMIGPEVVDGPVMRPPLTAYGPRGRVYVSGYKSLYHVFWETLVENQRAARPDLVVGFHPGFHASQGLAEGWLPTLLLLRDYNIPVLFTMYSEQELKYSLQILAELDTRILDSGPFPFCSQKPEQVQSDPNKPPVSSNAYYLLFRGATWTDSDTNMGELEEDDLD; encoded by the exons ATGTCTCAGAAGAAAGGCTCTTCTAAGAGGAAAGCTTCCAAGGAGAAGAGTGTGGCACCCTCTGTGGCAGTCAACAGCTACTACACTGACTCCCTTGGGTTTATGGCCATGGACAGCAACGTCCCGGGCCTGTCCAACGTCATCCTCCAGAAGCTGAACATGAAGAGCTTCGCTGAGTACAG GTCTGCGGTCGAAGGCAACAGTCTTGCCACAAACTTTGGCATTCGGACATATGCTGAGATGTTTCAGAAGATGGAGGATACCTACAAGTTCTGTGCACAGTGCAAAAAGCTCCCATCTCGACTTCCTGATCCCCGTGCCTTGAGACGCTGTAAAAG GTGTCAGAACATTTACTATTGTTCTTCAGACTGTCAAAGAGAGAACTGGCCGGTGCATAAGAAGTTCTGCAGGAAACTGAAGGTGGCTGCCATTGACAGGCTTGTTGAGTGGCTGATATTTACAG GTGACATCCCCTTTCCCACTCTTCCTTGGACTAAGCCCATCTCAGATATAAAGACGTGGGAGGACTGGTTTTCTATACAGGAAAATTTGGAGGCAAAACTGGATGCCATCATGGTTGGACGCTACATGGGAATCCTTTGGTCCAATGCCGGAAAACCAAAACCAGAAAACAATGAAATCCGAGAGTCCATCAAACGTTTGGTCACTGACTTCTTCACCAGGCCCATGACCATTGGCTTTGCTATAAACACCTTTCGTGTTGACCCTTACAGTGGACCAGTCACTGTCCATGTGGTTGGGGCTTCTCACATAGAAACCTTAAACATCAGAGCCACGGATTACGATGAGCTTGCCAAGATGTTTCCTGGAAACCAGGGTCTGGAAGTCGTCATGATTGGGCCTGAGGTGGTGGACGGTCCAGTGATGAGGCCTCCATTAACTGCATATGGACCACGTGGTAGGGTGTACGTGAGCGGTTATAAGAGCCTATATCATGTCTTCTGGGAAACCCTGGTGGAGAATCAAAGAGCAGCGAGACCTGATCTGGTGGTGGGATTCCATCCAG GTTTTCATGCCTCGCAGGGTCTCGCCGAGGGCTGGCTACCAACTCTGCTGCTCCTGCGCGACTACAACATCCCTGTGCTGTTCACTATGTACAG TGAGCAGGAGTTGAAGTATTCCCTGCAGATTCTCGCCGAGCTGGACACTCGAATCCTGGACTCTGGACCCTTCCCCTTCTGTTCCCAGAAACCAGAGCAGGTCCAGTCAGATCCCAACAAGCCCCCCGTGAGCAGCAACGCCTACTACCTGCTCTTCAGAGGGGCAACATGGACTGATTCTGATACCAACATGGGGGAGCTGGAGGAAGATGACTTGGACTGA